One window of the Culex pipiens pallens isolate TS unplaced genomic scaffold, TS_CPP_V2 Cpp_Un0008, whole genome shotgun sequence genome contains the following:
- the LOC120426756 gene encoding sugar transporter SWEET1-like gives MLDALSEVLQPYKELVGNAAAIVTVLQMFSGCFVCNDIRRKGTSEGFSPMPFIGGCALTVLFLQHALLMGDPAMIKANVVGFGISAVYATFFLLYTPRNGRADFWKQVAMSTALTAALLAYAQVENPAVVEDRFGLIVTILMLMLIAQPLFGLPEIMRKKSTEGLPFAMILSGTIVGFMWLLYGVILNNMFVILQNLAGVTLSAIQLALFAIYPSKDSKKKKN, from the exons atgctggacGCTCTGTCCGAGGTACTGCAGCCGTACAAGGAGCTGGTGGGGAATGCGGCCGCGATCGTGACCGTGCTGCAGATGTTCAGCGGTTGCTTCGTTTGCAACGACATCCGCCGGAAGGGAACGTCCGAGGGCTTCTCGCCGATGCCGTTCATCGGTGGTTGTGCGCT AACCGTCCTCTTCCTCCAGCACGCCCTCCTGATGGGCGATCCGGCCATGATAAAGGCCAACGTGGTCGGTTTCGGCATCAGCGCAGTCTACGCCACGTTCTTCCTGCTGTACACCCCCCGAAATGGTCGTGCGGACTTTTGGAAGCAGGTCGCCATGTCCACGGCTCTAACGGCGGCCCTGCTAGCCTACGCCCAGGTCGAGAATCCGGCCGTCGTCGAAGACCGCTTCGGGCTGATCGTGACCATTCTGATGTTGATGCTGATCGCGCAGCCACTGTTTGGACTG CCCGAGATAATGCGCAAGAAGAGCACCGAAGGACTTCCGTTTGCGATGATTCTGTCCGGAACGATCGTCGGATTTATGTGGCTGCTGTACGGCGTGATTCTGAACAACATGTTTGTGATT CTGCAAAATTTGGCCGGTGTGACGCTCAGTGCAATCCAGCTGGCACTGTTTGCCATTTACCCGTCCAAGGA